A stretch of the Mycobacteroides immunogenum genome encodes the following:
- a CDS encoding pyridoxamine 5'-phosphate oxidase family protein, with the protein MPTLSDEMKRMLGSQLAILATVTDGITPNIGPKRSLRVHDDRSLIFNENTGGQTLANIDAGSKVSVAVIDREALDGYRFVGSAQIHESGPAFEDAVAFAQERGMKYPRCAVVITIEDIYTLKPGATAGKRV; encoded by the coding sequence ATGCCCACCCTCTCCGACGAGATGAAGCGGATGCTCGGTTCTCAGCTGGCGATCCTTGCGACGGTGACCGACGGCATTACTCCGAACATCGGACCCAAGCGCTCGCTGCGGGTCCATGACGATCGCTCGCTGATATTCAACGAGAACACGGGCGGGCAGACGCTGGCCAACATCGATGCGGGATCGAAGGTTTCCGTCGCGGTGATCGATCGCGAAGCACTGGACGGGTACCGGTTTGTGGGCTCGGCACAGATTCACGAATCAGGTCCGGCGTTCGAGGACGCCGTCGCCTTCGCGCAGGAACGTGGCATGAAGTATCCGCGCTGCGCGGTGGTCATCACCATCGAGGACATCTACACGCTCAAGCCAGGAGCTACCGCGGGTAAGCGGGTGTAG
- a CDS encoding NRAMP family divalent metal transporter: MAFFNGVSRRYDSGRHAPTGAVMDSAHVGDIVGALGTIGQHESTEGRSRWQRFRMLLAVLGPGLIVMVGDNDAGGVATYAQAGQNYGMALLWTLALLIPVLYVNQEMVVRLGAVAGVGHARLIFSRFGRFWGAFSVGDLFVVNALTIVTEFIGVAMALSYFGLPRWISVPLSAVLLFAVVAGGSFRRWERFLFALIAINIVMIPMAILVHPSLGKTASGFVPSFPGGLNAELLMLIVAIVGTTVAPWQLFFQQSNIVDKRLTPRWIRYERIDLAVGIVVVMIGAVCIMGAAAFGLAGTDAVGNFTDAGAVARLLHEHVSPTVGALFAVLLLDASLIGANAVGLATTYALGDTFGKRHSLHWKLSEAPAFYLGYGALLAVAAAVSFSPDPVLGVLTQGVQALAGVLLPSATVFLVLLCNDKAVLGPWVNSVRQNIVAGVIVWALVLLSLSLTAATFFPDLGTGQLKAFFVGGAAVGLIGGLTVYVAKHRAERAAARATAADLGGLDPDQIQDLDSSPRDRTLRREILWQERETWRTPALDTLERPIWSPLRTAGMIALRGYLVVAVLLVGVKVAQTIIG, translated from the coding sequence ATGGCATTTTTCAACGGCGTCTCGCGCCGATACGACAGCGGCAGGCATGCCCCGACCGGCGCCGTGATGGACAGCGCACATGTCGGAGACATTGTCGGCGCTCTGGGCACCATTGGGCAGCATGAGAGCACCGAGGGGCGCAGCCGGTGGCAGCGATTCCGGATGCTGTTGGCAGTCTTGGGCCCTGGCCTCATCGTGATGGTGGGCGACAATGATGCGGGTGGGGTGGCCACCTACGCTCAGGCGGGTCAGAACTACGGCATGGCGTTGCTGTGGACGTTGGCGCTGCTTATCCCGGTGCTGTACGTCAACCAGGAGATGGTGGTTCGGTTGGGGGCGGTCGCCGGAGTCGGGCATGCCCGGCTCATCTTCAGCAGATTCGGGCGCTTCTGGGGTGCTTTCAGTGTCGGCGACCTTTTCGTGGTCAATGCGTTGACCATAGTCACCGAATTCATCGGTGTTGCAATGGCACTGAGCTACTTCGGCCTCCCGCGCTGGATCTCGGTGCCGCTATCGGCGGTGCTGTTGTTCGCCGTGGTGGCCGGTGGTTCGTTCCGGCGGTGGGAGCGATTCCTTTTCGCGCTCATCGCTATCAATATTGTGATGATTCCGATGGCGATCCTGGTGCATCCATCGCTGGGTAAGACTGCATCGGGGTTCGTGCCGTCCTTTCCGGGTGGCCTGAATGCCGAACTCTTGATGCTGATCGTGGCGATTGTCGGCACCACGGTGGCTCCGTGGCAGCTGTTCTTCCAGCAGTCCAACATCGTGGATAAGCGTCTGACACCGCGCTGGATCCGCTATGAGCGGATCGATCTCGCGGTGGGAATCGTGGTGGTGATGATCGGTGCGGTCTGCATCATGGGTGCCGCGGCATTTGGATTGGCAGGCACGGACGCGGTTGGAAATTTCACCGATGCTGGCGCCGTCGCCCGTCTGTTGCATGAGCACGTGAGTCCTACCGTCGGTGCGCTGTTCGCCGTCTTGCTGCTGGATGCCTCGCTCATCGGTGCCAATGCCGTGGGGCTGGCCACCACCTACGCGTTGGGGGACACCTTCGGGAAGCGTCACTCGCTGCACTGGAAGCTGTCCGAGGCGCCCGCGTTCTATCTGGGCTACGGGGCACTGCTGGCGGTTGCGGCTGCGGTCTCCTTCAGCCCAGACCCGGTGTTGGGAGTGCTCACCCAAGGGGTGCAGGCACTGGCTGGTGTGCTGCTTCCCTCGGCCACCGTCTTCCTGGTGTTGCTGTGCAACGACAAAGCAGTCCTGGGACCATGGGTGAACAGTGTGCGTCAGAATATTGTTGCAGGAGTGATTGTTTGGGCTCTGGTGTTGCTGTCTTTGTCGCTCACCGCAGCGACCTTCTTCCCCGATCTGGGCACCGGGCAACTCAAGGCGTTCTTCGTCGGCGGCGCGGCCGTCGGCCTGATCGGCGGATTGACCGTGTACGTGGCCAAGCATCGCGCCGAGCGCGCCGCCGCGCGGGCGACCGCTGCCGATCTCGGTGGGTTGGATCCGGATCAGATTCAGGACTTGGACTCATCGCCACGGGACCGGACGTTGCGGCGTGAGATTCTGTGGCAGGAGCGCGAAACCTGGCGCACCCCAGCGCTTGACACGCTCGAACGCCCCATCTGGTCACCGTTGCGAACCGCGGGGATGATCGCGTTGCGCGGCTACCTCGTGGTGGCGGTGCTATTGGTCGGTGTCAAAGTCGCGCAGACCATCATCGGGTAG
- a CDS encoding WhiB family transcriptional regulator: MKWLEWAHCRGMSTDLFFSPDYERGRARSLREARAKQICRGCPVREACSSYAITAGESFGVWGATTPRERRDRTRVSRASGHWT, from the coding sequence ATGAAATGGCTTGAGTGGGCGCATTGCCGGGGCATGTCGACAGACCTGTTCTTTTCACCGGATTACGAACGGGGAAGAGCGCGCAGCTTGCGTGAGGCGCGCGCCAAACAGATCTGTAGAGGCTGCCCCGTCCGTGAGGCATGTAGCAGTTACGCCATCACCGCGGGCGAGTCATTCGGGGTCTGGGGTGCGACCACTCCCCGGGAAAGGCGGGATCGCACCAGGGTGTCCCGGGCCAGCGGGCACTGGACGTAG
- a CDS encoding phytoene desaturase family protein, whose product MSTATIVGSGPNGLAAAITLARAGIAVTVLEATDRPGGGCRSSESLVPGLIHDDCAATHPMAIGSSFLKSLDLDRHNVRWLLPEVDCAHPLDDGTAGILYRSVDDTAAGLGNDGGRWLALFGYPSRHFDTLAEDITAPLLRIPRHPIHLARFGVPAALPASAVARLFRTEPARALYGGVAAHAFRPLHYPMTAAVGLGIMTAGHRYGWPVVSGGTGSLVRAMVATLTELGGTIHIGARVDRAGQLPDADLTLFDLEPGSVAKILGDRLPTGVLRAFRRFRHGPGAFKVDFAVEGGVPWTNPDAHRAGTVHLGGSYAELASTERLIHAGTMPERPFVLVGQQYLADPQRSVSDVHPLWTYAHVPFGYPGDATEAIIRQIERFAPGFRARIVGTAVRSTTAMSAYNANYVGGDIMTGAKDVRQLVFGPRIGLSPYSLGAPGMFLCSAATPPGPGAHGMCGVHAANAALKHLRRSSRHP is encoded by the coding sequence ATGAGCACCGCGACCATTGTCGGCAGTGGGCCCAACGGGCTGGCCGCAGCAATTACTCTTGCCCGTGCGGGAATCGCTGTCACTGTGTTGGAGGCCACTGATCGGCCCGGGGGTGGGTGCCGTTCCTCGGAGTCACTGGTTCCCGGCCTGATCCACGACGACTGCGCGGCGACTCACCCGATGGCCATTGGTTCGTCCTTCTTGAAGAGTCTGGATCTGGACCGTCACAACGTTCGCTGGCTCCTGCCGGAGGTCGACTGCGCCCATCCACTCGATGACGGCACCGCCGGCATCCTCTATCGGTCGGTCGACGACACGGCCGCCGGACTGGGCAACGACGGCGGCCGTTGGCTCGCTCTGTTCGGCTATCCTTCCCGGCACTTCGACACCCTCGCCGAGGACATCACGGCACCACTGCTGCGCATCCCCCGCCACCCGATACACCTGGCGCGGTTCGGAGTTCCCGCGGCGCTCCCCGCGTCCGCTGTTGCGCGACTGTTCCGGACCGAGCCCGCCCGGGCGCTGTACGGCGGTGTCGCTGCCCATGCGTTCCGCCCCTTGCATTACCCGATGACGGCTGCGGTCGGTTTGGGGATCATGACAGCCGGGCACCGGTATGGCTGGCCCGTCGTCTCGGGCGGCACCGGTTCCCTCGTTCGGGCCATGGTCGCGACTCTTACCGAGTTAGGCGGAACAATTCACATCGGGGCTCGCGTCGACCGCGCTGGGCAGTTGCCCGACGCGGACCTGACCCTATTCGATCTCGAACCGGGTTCCGTAGCAAAGATTCTCGGTGATCGGTTGCCCACAGGAGTCCTACGCGCATTCCGGAGATTTCGGCACGGCCCGGGCGCATTCAAGGTCGACTTCGCGGTTGAGGGCGGAGTTCCGTGGACCAACCCCGATGCCCACCGGGCCGGCACTGTGCATCTCGGCGGCTCGTATGCCGAGCTTGCCTCCACTGAACGCCTGATCCATGCCGGCACCATGCCGGAGCGCCCCTTCGTGCTCGTCGGGCAGCAGTACCTGGCCGACCCACAACGCTCTGTCAGCGACGTACACCCGCTCTGGACCTACGCGCACGTGCCGTTCGGTTATCCAGGGGATGCGACCGAGGCGATCATCCGGCAAATCGAACGGTTCGCACCCGGTTTCCGCGCGCGGATCGTCGGCACAGCCGTGCGCTCGACAACCGCGATGTCCGCGTACAACGCCAACTACGTGGGCGGCGACATCATGACGGGCGCCAAGGATGTCCGGCAACTTGTTTTCGGCCCGCGCATCGGGCTCTCGCCGTACAGCCTCGGCGCACCGGGGATGTTCCTCTGCTCCGCGGCCACCCCACCGGGTCCCGGCGCACACGGCATGTGCGGTGTGCACGCCGCGAATGCCGCACTCAAACATCTGCGGCGAAGCTCGCGTCACCCGTGA
- a CDS encoding DUF6131 family protein codes for MIILGAILLAAGFFFDIGLLWTAGVVLIVIGLVLMIAGRMGHAIGGRRHYY; via the coding sequence ATGATCATCCTCGGAGCTATCCTGCTGGCCGCCGGCTTCTTCTTCGACATCGGCCTGCTGTGGACAGCAGGGGTCGTGCTCATCGTCATCGGCCTGGTCCTCATGATCGCGGGCCGCATGGGGCATGCCATCGGCGGCCGCCGTCACTATTACTGA
- a CDS encoding potassium/proton antiporter: MSLHQLYLDLLIGGLVLLASIVGTRVATRIGFPSLLFFLLVGVVLGEDGLGLEFDDVELARNVCTAALAVILVEGGLTTRFADIRKVLAPAGVMATVGVVISTVVTAVGAHVLLRMDWQLSLLLGAIVSSTDAAAVFSVLRVLPLPRRLAGLLEAESGFNDAPAVILVLMFSVVPFIFEPKSAAIQIVYELLAGSAIGLLCGFLGAMALRRVALPASGLYPIATFGIGLVAFAASGSVEASGFIAAYLAAVVLANSGLPHRSATRSFAEGLGWLAQIGLFVLLGLLVNPSELLDDLVPAIVVGLVLLLVARPLSVVGSLAGFGVPWREQAFLSWAGLRGAVPVVLATFPIVEGVPDSSRLLNIVFVLVVVFTLVQGPSLRPVARLLGLITREETREVQVEAAPLDVLDAELLTMKVQPGSRLRNVTILELRLPDPAVVTLIIRQGHTFVPLPDTRIDSGDELMIVTTSKTRALTESRLRAVSRRGKLAHWFDEYGDVG, encoded by the coding sequence GTGAGCCTGCACCAGCTGTACCTGGACTTGCTCATCGGTGGGCTGGTGCTGCTCGCCAGCATCGTGGGCACCCGCGTGGCGACGCGGATCGGATTCCCCAGCCTCTTGTTCTTTTTGTTGGTCGGCGTGGTTCTCGGCGAGGACGGCCTGGGGCTTGAGTTCGACGATGTGGAGTTGGCCCGGAACGTATGCACGGCTGCCCTGGCGGTCATCCTCGTGGAGGGAGGTCTGACCACACGGTTCGCCGACATCCGCAAGGTGCTCGCGCCCGCCGGTGTGATGGCCACGGTCGGCGTGGTGATCAGCACCGTAGTGACCGCGGTTGGCGCCCATGTGCTGCTACGCATGGACTGGCAGCTGTCGCTGCTGCTCGGCGCCATCGTGTCTTCCACCGATGCCGCCGCCGTCTTTTCGGTATTGCGAGTGCTGCCGCTGCCGCGCCGGCTCGCGGGCCTGCTGGAGGCGGAGTCCGGATTCAACGACGCGCCCGCGGTGATCCTGGTGCTGATGTTCAGCGTCGTGCCGTTCATCTTCGAACCGAAGAGCGCCGCGATACAGATCGTGTACGAATTGCTTGCCGGTTCTGCGATAGGTCTGCTGTGCGGCTTCCTGGGTGCCATGGCACTGCGCCGGGTCGCGCTGCCGGCCTCCGGGCTCTACCCGATCGCCACCTTCGGTATCGGCCTGGTCGCCTTCGCGGCGTCGGGCAGTGTGGAGGCCAGTGGCTTCATCGCCGCGTACTTGGCAGCGGTGGTGCTCGCGAACTCCGGTCTGCCGCACCGGTCCGCCACTCGCTCTTTTGCCGAGGGGCTGGGCTGGCTGGCGCAGATCGGCCTCTTTGTACTCCTGGGATTGTTGGTCAATCCCAGTGAGCTGCTGGACGACCTCGTCCCCGCGATCGTGGTGGGGCTGGTGTTGCTGTTGGTAGCGCGTCCGCTATCGGTCGTGGGATCACTTGCCGGATTTGGTGTTCCATGGCGCGAGCAGGCTTTTCTCTCATGGGCCGGATTGCGCGGCGCCGTCCCTGTCGTGCTGGCGACGTTTCCGATCGTGGAGGGCGTGCCCGACAGCTCTCGCCTTCTCAATATCGTGTTCGTGCTGGTGGTGGTTTTTACGCTGGTGCAAGGCCCGAGTCTGCGCCCCGTCGCGCGCCTCCTGGGATTGATCACCCGGGAGGAGACGCGGGAAGTCCAGGTCGAGGCAGCTCCTTTGGATGTATTGGATGCCGAGCTGCTCACCATGAAGGTTCAGCCAGGATCCCGCCTGCGCAATGTCACGATCCTCGAACTGAGGCTGCCCGATCCGGCCGTCGTCACGCTGATCATCAGACAGGGGCACACCTTTGTTCCGCTGCCTGATACTCGCATCGACTCGGGCGATGAGCTGATGATCGTCACCACCAGCAAGACCAGAGCGTTGACCGAGTCTCGGCTACGTGCGGTGAGCAGGCGCGGCAAGCTCGCGCACTGGTTCGATGAATACGGGGACGTGGGCTGA
- the car gene encoding carboxylic acid reductase translates to MTETISTAAVPTTDLEEQAKQRIAQIVSSDPQLASLLPEDSVTEAVNESGLPLVEVIRRLLEGYGDRPALGQRAFEFVTDDSGATVIALRPEYTTTSYRELWNRAEAIAAAWYDSGIRDGDFVAQLGFTSTDFASLDVAGLRLGTISVPLQTGASLQQRNAILEETGPAVFAASVEYLDAAVDSVLATPSVRLLSVFDYHPEVDSHREALDAVRTRLREAGRTIAIEALGEALVRGRELPAAPLPSDDPDALRLLIYTSGSTGTPKGAMYPQWLVANLWQKKWLTDDVIPSIGVNFMPMSHLAGRLTLMGTLSGGGTAYYIASSDLSTFFEDIALIRPSEVLFVPRVVEMVFQRFQAELDRSLAPGESNAEIAQRIKVRIRDEDFGGRVLSAGSGSAPLSPEMTEFMESLLQVPLRDGYGSTEAGGVWRDGVLQRPPVTDYKLVDVPELGYFTTDSPHPRGELRLKSDTMFPGYYKRPETTADVFDEDGYYKTGDVVAELGPDHLKYLDRVKNVLKLAQGEFVAVSKLEAAYTGSPLVRQIFVYGNSERSFLLAVVVPTPEALERYADSPDALKPLIQDSLQQVAKDAELQSYEIPRDFIVETVPFTVESGLLSDARKLLRPKLKDHYGERLEALYAELAESQNERLRQLAREAATRPVLETVTDAAAALLGASSSDLSPDVRFIDLGGDSLSALSYSELLRDIFEVDVPVGVINSVANDLAAIARHIEAQRTGTATQPTFASVHGKDAKVITASELTLDKFLDESLLKAAKDIQPATADVKTVLVTGGNGWLGRWLVLDWLERLAPHGGKVYALIRGADAEAARARLDAVYESGDPKLSAHYRQLAQQGLEVIAGDFGDQDLGLTEEVWQKLARDVDLIVHSGALVNHVLPYSQLFGPNVAGTAEIIKLAISGRLKPVTYLSTVGIADQIPVTQFEEDSDVRVMSAERQINDGYANGYGNSKWAGEVLLREAHDLAGLPVRVFRSDMILAHSDYNGQLNVTDVFTRSIQSLLLTGVAPGSFYELDADGNRQRAHYDGVPGDFTAASITAIGGVNVTDGYRSFDVFNPHHDGVSMDTFVDWLIEAGYKISRIDDYGQWLARFELALKGLPEQQRQQSVLPLLKMYEKPQPAIDGSALPTAEFSGAVREAKVGEDGEIPHVTKELILKYATDIQLLGLV, encoded by the coding sequence ATGACTGAAACGATCTCCACAGCAGCTGTCCCGACAACGGATCTCGAAGAACAGGCGAAACAGCGCATCGCGCAGATCGTGTCCAGCGATCCGCAGCTGGCGTCGCTGCTCCCTGAGGATTCGGTCACCGAGGCCGTCAACGAATCAGGCCTACCGCTGGTGGAGGTGATCAGGCGGCTCCTGGAGGGTTACGGTGACCGCCCGGCCCTTGGGCAGCGCGCGTTCGAATTCGTCACGGACGACAGCGGCGCGACCGTCATCGCGCTGAGGCCCGAGTACACCACCACGTCCTATCGGGAGTTGTGGAACCGCGCCGAGGCGATCGCTGCCGCTTGGTATGACAGCGGAATTCGCGACGGCGACTTCGTCGCCCAACTCGGGTTCACCAGTACAGACTTCGCATCTCTGGATGTGGCCGGACTGCGCTTGGGCACCATCTCGGTGCCGTTGCAGACCGGTGCCTCGCTGCAGCAGCGCAACGCGATCCTCGAGGAGACCGGGCCTGCGGTCTTTGCCGCCAGCGTCGAGTACCTGGACGCCGCCGTTGACTCGGTACTCGCGACGCCGTCGGTGCGACTGCTCTCGGTCTTCGACTACCACCCGGAGGTGGACAGTCACCGTGAGGCACTCGATGCCGTGCGGACCCGGCTGCGGGAGGCCGGCCGGACGATCGCGATCGAGGCGCTCGGCGAGGCCCTCGTGCGGGGACGTGAGCTCCCCGCCGCACCTCTGCCCAGCGACGACCCCGACGCGCTGCGTCTGCTCATCTACACCTCCGGTAGCACCGGCACCCCCAAGGGTGCGATGTACCCGCAATGGCTCGTTGCCAATCTTTGGCAGAAGAAGTGGCTCACCGACGACGTCATTCCGTCGATCGGCGTGAACTTCATGCCGATGAGCCACCTGGCAGGCCGCCTCACCCTCATGGGGACGCTGTCCGGCGGCGGAACCGCCTACTACATCGCGTCCAGCGACCTTTCGACATTCTTCGAGGACATCGCGCTCATCCGGCCTTCCGAGGTGCTCTTTGTGCCGCGCGTGGTGGAGATGGTGTTCCAGCGTTTTCAGGCGGAGTTGGACCGGTCGCTTGCTCCAGGAGAGAGCAACGCGGAGATCGCACAGCGAATCAAGGTTCGCATCCGCGACGAGGACTTCGGCGGCCGCGTGCTGAGCGCCGGATCCGGTTCGGCGCCGCTGTCCCCCGAGATGACGGAATTCATGGAGTCCCTGCTGCAGGTGCCGCTGCGCGACGGGTACGGATCCACCGAGGCTGGTGGCGTGTGGCGTGACGGAGTTCTCCAGCGGCCACCGGTCACCGACTACAAGCTGGTTGACGTCCCAGAACTGGGCTACTTCACCACAGACTCTCCGCATCCCCGCGGTGAGCTGCGGTTGAAGTCGGACACGATGTTCCCCGGCTATTACAAGCGCCCGGAGACCACCGCCGACGTCTTCGACGAGGACGGGTACTACAAGACCGGTGACGTGGTCGCCGAGCTGGGACCGGACCACCTTAAGTACCTCGATCGCGTCAAGAACGTGCTCAAGCTCGCTCAGGGTGAGTTTGTCGCCGTGTCCAAGCTGGAGGCTGCTTACACCGGCAGCCCGCTGGTTCGTCAGATCTTTGTGTACGGGAACAGCGAGCGTTCGTTCCTACTGGCCGTCGTCGTCCCGACACCGGAGGCCCTTGAGCGGTACGCGGATTCGCCGGATGCGCTCAAGCCCCTGATCCAGGATTCGCTGCAGCAGGTCGCCAAGGACGCGGAGTTGCAGTCCTATGAGATCCCGCGCGACTTCATCGTCGAGACCGTGCCGTTCACCGTCGAGTCCGGGTTGCTGTCGGACGCACGAAAGTTGCTGCGCCCCAAGCTGAAGGACCATTACGGGGAGCGCCTGGAGGCGCTGTACGCGGAGCTGGCGGAAAGCCAGAACGAGCGGCTGCGCCAACTGGCCCGTGAGGCGGCGACCCGTCCGGTGCTGGAGACGGTGACCGATGCCGCGGCCGCGCTGCTGGGCGCGTCGTCCTCGGACCTGTCTCCTGACGTGCGGTTCATCGACCTCGGAGGTGACTCGCTGTCGGCGCTGTCCTATTCCGAGCTGCTGCGCGACATCTTCGAGGTAGACGTTCCGGTGGGCGTGATCAACAGCGTTGCCAACGATCTTGCCGCGATCGCCCGGCATATCGAGGCGCAGCGGACCGGAACGGCGACGCAGCCGACATTCGCGTCCGTCCATGGCAAGGACGCGAAGGTCATCACCGCGTCCGAACTGACTCTCGACAAGTTCCTGGACGAGTCGTTGTTGAAGGCGGCCAAGGACATTCAACCGGCTACCGCAGACGTCAAGACTGTTCTCGTGACCGGTGGCAACGGCTGGCTCGGACGCTGGCTGGTGCTGGACTGGTTGGAGCGGTTGGCTCCTCATGGCGGCAAGGTATACGCCCTTATTCGCGGTGCCGATGCCGAAGCAGCCCGCGCGCGGTTGGATGCCGTGTACGAATCGGGTGACCCGAAGTTGTCGGCGCACTACCGTCAGCTGGCGCAGCAGGGTCTGGAAGTGATCGCCGGGGACTTCGGCGACCAGGATCTGGGTCTTACTGAAGAGGTTTGGCAGAAGCTCGCCCGTGACGTGGACCTGATCGTCCACTCCGGTGCGCTGGTGAACCACGTGCTGCCGTACAGCCAGTTGTTCGGTCCGAACGTGGCCGGCACCGCCGAGATCATCAAGCTGGCGATCTCTGGGCGGCTGAAGCCGGTCACCTATCTGTCCACCGTGGGTATCGCCGACCAGATTCCGGTGACACAGTTCGAGGAAGACTCCGATGTGCGCGTGATGTCAGCGGAGCGCCAGATCAACGACGGTTACGCCAACGGATACGGCAACTCAAAGTGGGCCGGTGAGGTGCTGCTGCGGGAAGCGCATGACTTGGCTGGGCTCCCGGTGCGTGTGTTCCGCTCCGACATGATCCTGGCGCACAGTGACTACAACGGTCAGCTCAACGTCACCGACGTGTTCACCCGGAGTATCCAGAGCCTCCTGCTCACCGGTGTCGCGCCAGGCAGCTTCTACGAGCTGGATGCTGACGGTAACCGCCAGCGTGCCCACTACGACGGTGTGCCAGGCGATTTCACCGCCGCATCGATCACTGCTATCGGCGGTGTGAACGTGACCGATGGCTACCGCAGCTTCGACGTGTTCAACCCGCACCACGACGGCGTCTCGATGGATACGTTCGTCGACTGGTTGATCGAGGCCGGCTACAAGATCTCGCGTATCGATGACTACGGCCAGTGGCTTGCGCGGTTCGAGTTGGCGCTCAAGGGGTTGCCCGAGCAGCAGCGCCAGCAGTCCGTGTTGCCTCTTCTCAAGATGTATGAGAAGCCGCAGCCCGCGATTGACGGAAGTGCGCTCCCGACAGCGGAATTCAGCGGAGCTGTACGTGAGGCCAAGGTAGGCGAAGACGGTGAGATCCCACACGTCACCAAGGAACTGATCCTCAAGTACGCCACGGACATCCAGCTGTTGGGTCTGGTGTAG
- a CDS encoding glutaredoxin domain-containing protein: MTDSLPAPDEVVVYWRPGCPFCIKLRAQLRFSRLRYREVNIWESPEAAAYVRSVAGGNETVPTVNVAGLPLVNPSRRQLLAAAREHAPQSLR; encoded by the coding sequence ATGACGGATTCGCTGCCGGCCCCCGATGAGGTAGTTGTGTACTGGCGGCCAGGCTGTCCGTTCTGTATCAAGCTGCGGGCGCAGTTGCGTTTCAGTCGGCTGCGCTATCGCGAGGTCAATATCTGGGAATCGCCGGAGGCGGCCGCCTACGTGCGCTCGGTGGCGGGCGGTAACGAGACGGTGCCCACCGTGAATGTTGCGGGCCTGCCCTTGGTGAATCCGTCGCGCCGGCAGCTGTTGGCGGCGGCACGCGAGCATGCGCCTCAATCATTGCGGTAG
- a CDS encoding potassium channel family protein: protein MRVAIAGAGKVGRSVARELLDYGHKILLIEQERSNFEPQAVPGADWLNADACELDTLEEAGIETCDVVVAATGDDKANLVVGLLAKSEFGVPRVVARINDIRNQWLFGQAWGVDVAVSTPGAMVAGIEGAIDIGHLVRLMGLREGRADLTKLNLPEDNPLVGRRVADLDLPPNTALVTVVRHGTVMTPAPEDLLEAGDEMLFIANSADENAIRAAIHGAGVAPDR from the coding sequence ATGCGAGTCGCGATCGCCGGCGCGGGCAAGGTCGGCCGTTCCGTCGCGCGTGAACTGCTCGACTACGGCCACAAGATCTTGCTGATCGAGCAGGAGCGCAGCAACTTCGAACCCCAGGCCGTGCCCGGCGCGGACTGGCTCAACGCCGATGCGTGCGAACTGGACACCCTTGAGGAAGCGGGAATCGAAACCTGCGATGTGGTGGTCGCCGCCACCGGTGACGACAAAGCCAACCTGGTGGTGGGCCTGCTCGCCAAGAGTGAATTCGGCGTGCCCCGCGTGGTCGCCCGCATCAATGACATCCGGAACCAATGGCTTTTCGGCCAGGCATGGGGAGTTGACGTGGCGGTGTCGACGCCAGGCGCCATGGTGGCCGGCATCGAGGGTGCGATCGACATCGGGCACCTGGTTCGCCTCATGGGCCTGCGTGAGGGTCGCGCGGATCTGACAAAACTGAATCTGCCGGAAGACAATCCGTTGGTGGGACGGCGAGTGGCAGATCTCGACCTACCACCGAATACCGCGCTGGTCACCGTGGTTCGGCACGGAACAGTCATGACGCCCGCCCCGGAAGATCTCCTCGAGGCCGGCGACGAGATGTTATTCATCGCCAACAGCGCCGACGAGAACGCGATCCGCGCCGCGATTCACGGGGCCGGAGTGGCTCCCGATCGCTAG
- a CDS encoding three-helix bundle dimerization domain-containing protein, producing MTGVDEQVGIGQLVEDLQGRHPSLTPDVVDAVVREVHSRFDGSPVRDYVPLLVERRACEELALLSV from the coding sequence GTGACAGGTGTCGATGAGCAGGTAGGTATCGGTCAGCTCGTTGAGGATCTGCAAGGCCGCCATCCCAGTCTGACTCCCGATGTGGTTGATGCGGTGGTGCGCGAGGTGCACTCCCGCTTCGATGGCAGCCCGGTACGTGACTATGTTCCGCTGCTGGTGGAGCGGCGCGCCTGCGAAGAATTGGCGCTACTCAGCGTCTAG